GGCCGGCATCACCGTTAATAAGAATCTGATACCCTATGATACGAAGTCGCCTTTTATCGCAAGCGGAGTGCGTATCGGCACGCCTGCTGTCACTACGCGCGGCATGAAGGAACCCGAGATGGAGACGATAGCTCATCTGATCGATCAGGTCTTATCGGCTCCCAGCGACGAGAGCGTTATAGTGAAGGTCCGTAAAGAGGTAAAACGCCTGGTGGATGAATTCCCCCTGTATAAAAATAGGCTAAAGGCCATGGAGCGATAATGGAGAAGAGAACGCGCAGCTTAAGACCGGCAGCCGTCAGGCCGACATGGGATGAATATTTTCTGGAGATCGCGGATCTTATATCGCGAAGGAGCACCTGTTTAAGGCGCCGGGTGGGCGCTGTTCTCGTAAAAGACAAGAGGATACTTGCGACAGGTTACAACGGAGTGCCGTCGAAGATACGCCACTGCGCCGAGGTCGGGTGCATACGCGAAAAATTGAACGTGCCTTCCGGCGAGCGTCATGAGCTCTGTCGAGGGCTGCATGCGGAGCAGAATGCGTTCCTGCAGGCCGCGCTCCACGGGACGAGCGTTAAAGACGCTTCTCTCTACTCCACTACACAGCCGTGCGTCATATGCGCTAAGATGATCATAAATGCCGGTATTAAAGAGATCGTGATATGCGGCGATTACCCCGATAAGATGTCTAAGGACCTGCTCCGTGAGGCGAAGATAAAGATTCGGGTGGTAAAGCAGTTATAAGGCCGATGTCAGAGACATCGGCACTTAGCCTGCAATACGGCTGAATAAACTAGGCCGATATCAGAGATATCGGCACTTAGCCGACAATACGGCTGAATAAACTAGGAGGCAGTTATGAGAGGTATTATATTTCTAGTAGGCGTGGCTTTTGCGGTGATATTTCTAATGGGAATAAGGATCGTGAGACCTACGCGCCGCGGGCTCATAGAAGTGCTCGGTAAATACGC
This window of the Candidatus Omnitrophota bacterium genome carries:
- a CDS encoding cytidine/deoxycytidylate deaminase family protein → MEKRTRSLRPAAVRPTWDEYFLEIADLISRRSTCLRRRVGAVLVKDKRILATGYNGVPSKIRHCAEVGCIREKLNVPSGERHELCRGLHAEQNAFLQAALHGTSVKDASLYSTTQPCVICAKMIINAGIKEIVICGDYPDKMSKDLLREAKIKIRVVKQL